One stretch of Acidobacteriota bacterium DNA includes these proteins:
- a CDS encoding MerR family transcriptional regulator, whose translation MPERSLKLVNRQRGSTDSEASVEIPDKLFFSIGEVCKLVKVEPYVLRFWESEFPRLKPAKGPNGRRMYRKRDIETVLTIKHLLYDQGFTIAGARKALASGAAAGGPRRGDRESPREPERPPSEAASSPSAGAAERVRTLESELRAILTILNRRC comes from the coding sequence ATGCCGGAACGATCTCTGAAGCTAGTGAATCGCCAGCGAGGAAGCACGGATTCCGAGGCTTCGGTCGAAATTCCCGACAAGTTGTTTTTCAGTATCGGCGAGGTGTGCAAGCTGGTGAAGGTGGAGCCCTACGTCCTGCGTTTCTGGGAATCGGAGTTTCCGCGCCTAAAGCCCGCCAAAGGGCCCAACGGCCGCCGCATGTACCGCAAGCGGGATATCGAGACGGTTCTAACCATCAAGCACCTCCTCTATGACCAGGGGTTCACCATCGCGGGGGCACGGAAAGCTCTCGCCTCCGGAGCCGCTGCCGGCGGGCCTCGCAGGGGCGATCGGGAATCTCCACGGGAGCCGGAAAGACCTCCTTCGGAGGCGGCATCCAGCCCTTCCGCGGGCGCCGCGGAGAGGGTCCGCACGCTCGAGTCGGAGCTCCGCGCCATCTTGACAATCCTGAATCGAAGGTGTTAG
- the der gene encoding ribosome biogenesis GTPase Der, producing the protein MSQPTVAIIGRPNVGKSTLFNRICRQRRSLVGNEPGMTRDRVNARAEWGGRQFEIIDTGGMIPGDRDPMPGFIFEQAETAIRKAQVLVLVVDGRAGLTPLDQSLGKLLIECSKSVVVAVNKCDSAGQAIHASEFSELGLEEVIPVSAAHGLNVGDLLDEVVKYLPRGSRSKRLPPGEIRVAIVGKPNVGKSTLLNRILGEDRTIVSPIPGTTRDTIDSRATRNGKVYRFMDTAGIRKKRQTFLQAEKLSVMMARKSVQRADVALVMMDATEAPSSLDSAIAGYVQEVGASAILVVNKWDLMKKDSGTMVAFEKRVRSKVRFLAYAPMVFVSAATGQRVPKLISLIDQVFKARRTRIGTGELNAFLQREALRDTAVPFSRQVRVRYMTQVHDSPPTFVLFTARKSPLHPSVQRYLVNRIRERFGFVGTPVVLKHKVERKAG; encoded by the coding sequence TTGAGCCAGCCCACCGTCGCCATTATCGGCCGCCCCAACGTCGGCAAGTCCACCCTGTTCAACAGAATCTGCAGGCAGAGGCGTTCCCTGGTGGGCAATGAGCCCGGAATGACTCGGGACCGGGTGAATGCCCGGGCCGAGTGGGGCGGACGCCAGTTCGAGATCATCGACACCGGAGGCATGATCCCCGGCGACCGGGATCCGATGCCGGGATTCATTTTCGAGCAAGCCGAGACCGCCATCCGGAAGGCACAGGTTCTGGTGCTGGTGGTGGACGGGCGCGCCGGGCTCACTCCCCTCGACCAATCCCTGGGAAAGCTGTTGATCGAATGCTCCAAGTCGGTGGTGGTGGCCGTGAACAAGTGCGACAGCGCCGGCCAGGCAATTCATGCCTCGGAATTCTCCGAGTTGGGTCTGGAAGAGGTCATCCCTGTGTCGGCGGCCCACGGCTTGAACGTAGGCGACCTTCTGGACGAAGTGGTCAAATACCTCCCCAGGGGCAGCCGCTCCAAGCGCTTGCCGCCCGGCGAGATTCGGGTGGCTATCGTGGGCAAACCCAACGTGGGCAAATCGACGCTGCTGAATCGCATCCTGGGAGAAGACCGCACCATCGTGTCCCCGATTCCAGGAACCACACGCGATACCATCGATTCCCGAGCCACACGCAACGGCAAGGTCTATCGGTTCATGGACACGGCCGGAATCCGCAAGAAGCGTCAGACATTTCTTCAGGCCGAAAAGTTAAGCGTCATGATGGCTCGCAAGAGCGTGCAGCGTGCCGACGTGGCCCTGGTCATGATGGACGCCACCGAGGCTCCCTCGTCGCTGGATTCCGCCATCGCGGGATACGTGCAGGAGGTTGGAGCCTCCGCCATTCTGGTCGTCAACAAATGGGACCTGATGAAGAAAGACAGTGGTACCATGGTGGCTTTTGAGAAACGGGTGCGCTCCAAAGTGCGGTTCCTGGCCTACGCTCCCATGGTGTTCGTTTCGGCCGCCACCGGCCAGCGCGTCCCCAAGCTGATCTCGCTGATTGATCAGGTCTTCAAGGCGCGGCGTACCCGGATCGGAACGGGGGAGTTGAATGCGTTCCTGCAACGCGAGGCCCTTCGGGACACGGCTGTGCCATTCAGCCGGCAGGTCAGGGTGCGATACATGACCCAGGTGCACGATTCTCCGCCGACTTTTGTACTCTTCACGGCTCGGAAATCGCCGCTTCACCCCTCCGTTCAACGATACCTGGTCAACCGGATCAGAGAGCGCTTCGGGTTTGTGGGCACTCCGGTGGTATTGAAGCACAAGGTGGAGAGGAAGGCGGGCTGA
- a CDS encoding methyltransferase domain-containing protein codes for MSRKSLDIGCGRFKLPGSIGLDVVPLEGVDVVHDLDRFPYPFPSDSFDHVRMSHVVEHIQSIVRTMEEVHRIARPGALVEVVTPHYTDTSSWQDPSHRWHLNSRSFEHFEEASRTNYYSKARFTVEYSEVKLLKLYRYLGFEFLVNLQNRSPRFRFLRKFWEQYLCTLIRGKVMSFRLRVLK; via the coding sequence GTGAGCCGAAAGAGCCTTGACATCGGTTGCGGCCGCTTCAAGCTTCCCGGAAGCATCGGCCTGGACGTGGTGCCGCTGGAAGGGGTGGACGTGGTCCACGATCTGGACCGGTTCCCCTATCCCTTTCCCTCCGATTCTTTCGATCACGTTCGGATGTCTCACGTGGTGGAACACATCCAGTCCATCGTTCGCACCATGGAGGAAGTGCATCGCATTGCCCGCCCCGGCGCCCTGGTGGAAGTGGTCACGCCCCACTACACCGACACCTCCTCCTGGCAGGATCCCTCCCACCGCTGGCACCTCAACAGCCGCTCCTTCGAGCACTTCGAAGAGGCATCCCGGACCAACTACTATTCGAAGGCCCGCTTTACCGTGGAATATTCCGAGGTCAAGCTGCTCAAGCTCTACCGCTACCTGGGCTTCGAGTTCCTGGTCAATCTGCAGAATCGCAGTCCCCGCTTCCGTTTCCTGAGAAAGTTCTGGGAACAGTACCTCTGTACCCTGATCCGCGGAAAAGTCATGTCCTTCCGACTGCGGGTGCTGAAGTAG
- the queC gene encoding 7-cyano-7-deazaguanine synthase QueC: protein MKKELAVVLVSGGMDSCVCAAMALQQHEVAFLHVSYGQRTARQELRAFHRIAEYYGTERTLVCELSHLGRIGGSSLTDTGMEVEEPDLERREIPSSYVPFRNAHFLSIATSWGEVLGARSIFIGAVFEDSSGYPDCRPEYYRAFNRLIEAGTRPETRLEILTPVIRMKKCEIVAAGQRLGAPLHVTWSCYRDGDIACGRCDSCALRRRGFREAGVEDPTPYLQA, encoded by the coding sequence ATGAAGAAAGAACTGGCAGTGGTACTGGTGAGCGGGGGCATGGACAGTTGCGTCTGCGCGGCCATGGCCCTGCAGCAGCACGAAGTGGCCTTCCTCCACGTCTCCTACGGGCAGCGTACCGCCCGGCAGGAGTTGAGAGCCTTTCATCGAATCGCTGAATATTACGGGACAGAGAGAACGCTGGTGTGCGAGCTGTCCCACCTGGGCCGGATCGGAGGGTCCAGCTTGACCGACACCGGCATGGAGGTCGAAGAGCCCGACCTGGAGCGCCGGGAGATTCCCAGCAGCTATGTGCCCTTTCGCAACGCCCACTTTCTCTCCATTGCGACCTCCTGGGGCGAGGTGCTGGGCGCCCGCTCCATATTCATCGGGGCCGTCTTCGAGGACAGCTCGGGATACCCGGACTGCCGCCCCGAGTACTATCGGGCCTTCAACCGCCTGATTGAGGCTGGGACCCGCCCCGAGACCCGCCTGGAGATCCTGACACCGGTCATCCGGATGAAAAAGTGTGAGATCGTAGCCGCCGGACAGAGGCTGGGCGCTCCCCTCCACGTGACCTGGTCCTGTTATCGGGACGGGGACATCGCCTGCGGGCGTTGCGACAGTTGCGCCCTGCGGAGGAGAGGATTTCGGGAAGCCGGCGTGGAGGACCCGACCCCCTATCTTCAAGCCTAG
- a CDS encoding tetratricopeptide repeat protein, with translation MNTKIRALPTLAILAVASLLLPATLSAQSSLSGEVIGEDGKPLEGAVISLGRAKVEKNYQVKTDKQGRYFIGGLYPAFYRVTLAIDGQPVANYQEFRIKLGNENTLDFDLAEIRKQALAQLSDEEREAMEQERKRREAAEKKFTSMKSAFDEGRKLFMAKNYEGASVAFRRASEIDPKQHVAHGNLAISYQRLRKYDQAIEAYKNALAALADRPDPLSESEYYFNLGLVYGNKGDADLAVEAMGKAAELDPGRAGQAFYNLGVVLSNSGKNAEALESFKKAVEADPKHANAHYQIGMGLVATATFTPDGKTIPAPGTVEAFENYLLYEPEGRFAAQAKAMIQTLSASVQTEFSEE, from the coding sequence ATGAACACAAAGATACGCGCCCTTCCGACCTTGGCTATCCTGGCCGTGGCATCCCTGTTGTTGCCGGCTACCCTGTCGGCGCAGAGCTCCCTCTCCGGAGAGGTCATCGGCGAGGACGGCAAGCCCCTGGAAGGGGCCGTGATTTCCCTCGGCCGAGCCAAGGTCGAAAAGAACTACCAAGTCAAGACCGACAAGCAGGGGCGCTATTTTATCGGGGGACTTTACCCGGCCTTCTACAGGGTGACCCTGGCCATCGACGGCCAGCCGGTAGCCAATTACCAGGAGTTCCGGATCAAGCTGGGAAACGAGAACACATTGGACTTCGACCTGGCCGAAATCAGAAAGCAGGCCCTGGCCCAGTTGAGCGACGAGGAAAGAGAGGCCATGGAGCAGGAGCGCAAACGCAGGGAAGCCGCCGAAAAGAAGTTCACCAGCATGAAGTCGGCCTTCGACGAGGGGCGGAAGCTATTCATGGCCAAGAACTACGAGGGGGCCTCGGTGGCTTTTAGGAGGGCCTCGGAAATCGATCCCAAACAGCATGTGGCTCACGGCAACCTGGCCATTTCGTACCAGAGGCTGAGGAAGTACGATCAGGCAATCGAGGCCTACAAGAACGCCCTTGCCGCTCTGGCCGACAGACCCGATCCCCTGTCGGAGTCGGAGTACTACTTCAATTTAGGCCTTGTCTACGGTAACAAGGGAGATGCGGACCTGGCGGTGGAAGCCATGGGAAAGGCGGCCGAACTCGACCCCGGCAGGGCCGGACAGGCCTTTTACAACCTCGGCGTGGTGCTGAGCAACAGCGGCAAGAACGCGGAGGCCCTGGAGTCATTCAAGAAGGCCGTGGAAGCCGATCCGAAACACGCCAACGCCCACTATCAGATCGGAATGGGCCTGGTAGCCACGGCCACATTCACTCCTGACGGCAAGACGATTCCCGCGCCGGGCACCGTCGAGGCCTTCGAGAATTACTTGCTCTATGAGCCCGAGGGGAGGTTTGCCGCACAGGCCAAGGCCATGATCCAAACCCTCTCGGCCAGCGTGCAAACGGAATTCAGCGAGGAATGA
- the cysE gene encoding serine O-acetyltransferase gives MNLLKQEAVGSDTVWRDIREDVSLEAAREPILASFLHSTVLNHQSLEDTLSFHLAAKLTSPSLSPMMIRDVIDEALADSASIRAAVREDLKAFRDRDPACNSYAEPLLYYKGFHALQSYRVAHWLWTQERHQLALLLQNRISEVFGVDIHPAARIGKGVFIDHGTGVVIGETAVVEDMVSMLHAVTLGGTGKESGDRHPKVHRGVLIGAGAKILGNVHVGEGAKVGAGSVVLTDVPPHCTVTGVPAKVVGCPDVDEPAVEMDHQIPEEADLLP, from the coding sequence ATGAACCTGCTCAAACAAGAGGCGGTCGGCAGCGACACGGTCTGGCGCGATATCCGTGAAGACGTCTCGCTCGAGGCTGCCAGGGAACCCATCCTGGCCAGCTTTCTGCATTCCACTGTGCTCAACCACCAGAGCCTGGAGGACACGCTCAGCTTTCATCTTGCCGCCAAGCTGACCAGTCCCAGCCTGTCTCCCATGATGATTCGCGACGTCATCGACGAGGCGCTGGCCGACAGCGCTTCCATTCGAGCCGCGGTTCGGGAGGATCTGAAGGCCTTCCGCGACAGAGACCCCGCCTGCAACAGCTATGCCGAGCCTCTGCTCTACTACAAGGGGTTCCATGCACTCCAGTCCTACCGCGTGGCCCACTGGCTGTGGACGCAGGAGCGCCATCAGCTGGCGCTGCTGCTCCAGAACCGGATTTCGGAAGTCTTCGGGGTCGACATTCATCCGGCCGCCCGCATCGGCAAGGGGGTCTTCATCGATCATGGCACGGGCGTGGTCATCGGCGAGACGGCCGTGGTCGAAGACATGGTCTCCATGCTGCACGCGGTAACGCTGGGCGGAACGGGCAAGGAGAGCGGAGACCGCCACCCCAAGGTCCATCGTGGAGTGTTGATCGGGGCCGGCGCCAAGATCCTGGGGAACGTCCACGTGGGTGAGGGCGCCAAAGTCGGAGCCGGCAGCGTGGTCCTGACCGATGTTCCACCCCACTGCACCGTCACCGGGGTTCCGGCCAAGGTGGTGGGATGCCCCGACGTGGATGAGCCGGCGGTCGAGATGGACCACCAGATTCCCGAGGAGGCCGACCTTCTTCCCTGA
- a CDS encoding DUF1080 domain-containing protein: MKRTVLVLLMVSWLACGRSSAPEPGFMPLFDGKSLQGWQSVAKVGEGYLVEDGVLICPAEGGGNLFTEREFADFVLRFEFRLQEGSNNGVGIRSPLVGDAAYQGLEIQVLDNHSPRYKDKLRPTQYHGSVYDLAPAKRGFLKPTGEWNQEEIRAVGRQIKVTLNGTVIVDFDLDSVTDPEVLEKHPGVARSSGHIGFLGHGTKVEFRNIRVREIRRESRL, encoded by the coding sequence ATGAAACGTACGGTCCTTGTCCTCCTGATGGTCAGCTGGCTCGCCTGCGGTCGTTCATCGGCTCCGGAGCCCGGCTTCATGCCGTTGTTTGACGGCAAGTCTCTTCAGGGTTGGCAGTCGGTAGCGAAGGTGGGTGAGGGCTACCTGGTGGAGGACGGGGTGTTGATCTGTCCCGCCGAGGGTGGGGGCAACCTCTTCACCGAGCGGGAGTTTGCGGACTTTGTGCTGCGCTTCGAGTTTCGCCTGCAGGAAGGCTCCAACAACGGCGTCGGAATCCGGTCCCCATTGGTTGGGGATGCCGCCTATCAGGGATTGGAAATCCAGGTCCTCGACAACCACTCACCCCGTTACAAGGACAAGCTCCGCCCGACCCAGTATCACGGATCGGTCTATGACCTGGCTCCGGCCAAGCGGGGTTTTCTGAAACCGACCGGAGAGTGGAACCAGGAGGAGATCCGCGCTGTGGGCCGCCAGATCAAGGTGACGCTCAACGGCACCGTCATCGTCGACTTCGACCTGGATTCGGTGACCGACCCCGAGGTCCTGGAGAAACACCCCGGAGTGGCCCGGAGCAGCGGACATATCGGCTTCCTGGGGCACGGGACCAAGGTCGAGTTCCGCAACATACGAGTCAGGGAAATTCGCCGGGAGTCTCGACTGTAG
- a CDS encoding class I SAM-dependent methyltransferase translates to MSSLAKAPERFLGRVEYYRKYRPGYPEGLVEWLRELSALKSAHRIADIGSGTGLLAELFLRHGYPVLGVEPNPEMRQTAEAHLERYLRFRSIDGRAEATTLASRSVDLIVAGQAFHWFRIERAREEFRRISNPPAFTVLVWNQRRTESTGFLRAYEELLLRHGTDYARVRHQNIGQTQLQSFFGSQAFHRKILANSQVFDREGLIGRTLSCSFVPLPGHPGHRPLMRALDRIFEEWQVEGRIAFQYDTLVYAGSLHPPGS, encoded by the coding sequence TTGTCTTCCCTCGCCAAAGCTCCGGAACGCTTTCTGGGGCGGGTCGAATACTATCGAAAGTATCGCCCGGGATACCCCGAGGGTCTGGTCGAATGGCTCAGGGAACTGTCCGCCCTGAAATCTGCCCACCGCATCGCCGACATCGGTTCCGGAACAGGGCTTTTGGCTGAGCTCTTCCTGCGGCACGGCTACCCGGTCTTGGGTGTCGAGCCCAATCCAGAGATGCGGCAGACAGCCGAGGCCCACCTGGAGCGCTACCTCCGCTTCCGGAGCATCGATGGGCGCGCTGAAGCCACCACCCTCGCGAGCCGGTCGGTGGATCTCATCGTCGCCGGCCAGGCCTTTCACTGGTTCCGGATCGAGCGAGCCCGAGAGGAGTTCCGGCGCATCTCCAACCCCCCTGCCTTTACTGTGCTGGTCTGGAACCAGCGAAGGACCGAGAGCACGGGGTTCCTGAGGGCCTACGAAGAGTTGCTGCTGCGCCACGGCACCGACTACGCCCGGGTTCGCCACCAGAACATCGGCCAGACCCAACTGCAGTCTTTCTTCGGCTCGCAAGCGTTTCACCGGAAAATTCTGGCTAACTCTCAGGTTTTCGACCGGGAGGGTCTCATCGGCCGCACGCTTTCCTGCTCCTTTGTGCCGTTACCCGGACATCCCGGTCACCGGCCCCTGATGCGGGCGCTGGACCGGATATTCGAGGAGTGGCAGGTCGAAGGAAGGATCGCCTTCCAATACGACACGCTGGTCTATGCCGGCAGTCTGCATCCTCCCGGGTCGTGA
- the bioA gene encoding adenosylmethionine--8-amino-7-oxononanoate transaminase, with protein MDRTETDLEKLDKQTLWHPFTQMKEWMESPQLVIERGRGVYLYDTRGRKYLDGVSSLWANIHGHSHPHIVRAIRRQLDRLDHSTLLGLTNVPAVQLARKLVELTPPNLTRVFFSDDGATAVEIALKMSFQYWRNQGRQWDSKKKFVAFSNAYHGDTLGSVSVGGVRLFHEIFRPLLFPTIKVAYPYCHRYPPGKPPPHRESDHLSEVEQVLRNRHREICGLVVEPMIQGAGGMVPMPEGFMRGLAELTRRFGVHLILDEVATGFGRTGRFLALEHEGIQPDFVALAKGITGGTLPLAATLTSENIFESFLGEYEEFKSFFHGHTYTGNPLACAAALANLEVFSKEKTLQKLQRKIGYLTRALRRMWELPCVGDVRQLGFMVGIELVRDRGSRKPFPVGHRMGHRVVLQARQRGVLLRPLGDTVVLMPPLSITRPQLKTLVEVTYNSIEAAWEEE; from the coding sequence ATGGATCGGACTGAAACGGATCTCGAAAAGCTGGACAAGCAGACCCTTTGGCACCCCTTCACTCAAATGAAGGAGTGGATGGAGTCCCCTCAACTCGTGATCGAGCGGGGCCGGGGAGTCTACTTGTACGACACCCGGGGACGGAAGTATCTGGACGGAGTCTCTTCGCTTTGGGCCAACATCCACGGCCACTCCCACCCACACATCGTGCGGGCCATCCGCCGCCAACTGGATCGCCTGGACCACAGCACCCTGCTGGGACTGACCAACGTTCCCGCGGTGCAACTGGCTCGGAAGCTGGTCGAGCTCACGCCCCCGAACCTGACCCGGGTCTTCTTTTCCGACGACGGGGCCACGGCCGTGGAGATCGCCCTCAAGATGTCTTTCCAGTACTGGAGAAACCAGGGCCGGCAATGGGATTCCAAGAAGAAGTTCGTGGCCTTCTCAAATGCCTACCACGGGGACACCCTGGGATCGGTGAGCGTGGGCGGCGTCCGGCTCTTCCACGAGATTTTTCGCCCCCTGCTGTTCCCCACCATCAAGGTGGCTTACCCCTATTGCCACCGCTACCCCCCGGGAAAACCGCCGCCGCACCGTGAGAGCGATCATCTCAGCGAGGTCGAGCAGGTGCTGCGGAACCGCCATCGCGAGATCTGCGGCCTGGTGGTGGAGCCCATGATTCAGGGGGCGGGCGGAATGGTGCCCATGCCGGAAGGCTTCATGAGAGGGCTGGCCGAACTGACGCGTCGCTTCGGAGTGCACCTGATCCTGGATGAAGTGGCTACCGGATTCGGTAGAACGGGCAGATTCCTGGCCCTGGAACACGAGGGCATCCAGCCGGATTTTGTGGCACTGGCCAAGGGAATCACCGGCGGAACGCTACCGTTGGCAGCCACCTTGACCAGCGAGAACATCTTCGAGTCCTTTCTGGGGGAGTACGAGGAGTTCAAGTCCTTCTTTCACGGACATACCTACACGGGGAATCCGCTGGCCTGCGCGGCGGCCTTGGCCAACCTGGAGGTCTTCAGCAAGGAGAAGACCTTGCAGAAGTTACAGAGAAAGATCGGCTATCTGACCAGGGCACTGCGGCGCATGTGGGAGCTGCCCTGCGTCGGGGACGTCCGGCAACTGGGGTTCATGGTGGGAATCGAGCTGGTCCGGGACCGCGGCAGCAGGAAGCCCTTTCCGGTGGGACACCGCATGGGCCATCGGGTGGTCTTGCAGGCCCGGCAGCGAGGCGTCCTCCTGAGACCCCTCGGCGACACCGTTGTGCTGATGCCCCCGCTTTCGATCACCCGGCCCCAATTGAAAACGCTGGTGGAGGTTACCTACAATAGCATTGAGGCTGCTTGGGAAGAGGAGTGA
- a CDS encoding DNA-3-methyladenine glycosylase yields the protein MAPPCQHDFLRRSFFDRPTRTVARELLGCRLVRELGGTPLVGAIVETEAYIGERDLACHAKAGRTPRTEIMYGPPGFAYVYFTYGMHWMLNLVTEADGFPAAVLIRAFEPLEGIERMQELRGGKPLAQLASGPAKLTQALGIAREENGMDCCQPGSSLTLVRGEAVPPSSVVATPRIGLGQTPEPWLSKPWRFLIRGNGFVSR from the coding sequence TTGGCTCCTCCCTGCCAACACGATTTCCTCCGCCGATCCTTTTTCGACCGCCCCACCCGAACCGTCGCCCGTGAGTTGCTGGGCTGCCGTCTTGTCCGCGAGTTGGGCGGCACCCCGCTGGTGGGGGCCATTGTCGAAACCGAAGCCTACATCGGCGAGAGGGATCTGGCCTGTCACGCCAAAGCGGGCCGAACCCCGCGAACCGAGATCATGTACGGCCCCCCGGGATTCGCCTATGTCTACTTCACCTACGGCATGCACTGGATGCTGAACCTGGTCACCGAGGCGGACGGGTTTCCGGCGGCGGTGCTCATTCGGGCATTCGAGCCCCTGGAGGGGATTGAGCGCATGCAGGAACTCCGCGGCGGCAAGCCCCTGGCCCAACTTGCCAGCGGTCCGGCCAAGCTGACCCAGGCCCTGGGAATCGCCCGGGAGGAGAACGGGATGGATTGCTGCCAGCCTGGCTCATCTCTCACCCTGGTCCGAGGGGAGGCGGTGCCGCCGTCCTCCGTTGTGGCCACCCCCCGCATCGGACTGGGCCAGACTCCCGAGCCATGGCTGTCCAAGCCATGGCGCTTCCTGATCCGGGGGAACGGGTTCGTTTCGAGGTGA
- a CDS encoding mannonate dehydratase, translating to MRIGIVLTPISDHHLRLASQVGVSDVVIRYPGLEFSDLVDRKASIEAFGLRVSVVEGYLPIEDIKLGGPRRDAEIEQIKTLIHIMGRAGIGLLCYNFIAGGDWARTSIDEKGRGGALVTGFDLSDLPQASSSTADLPSADRLWENLDFFLERILPVAEECGVTLAMHPDDPPIPNFQGYPRIMNSVDSFERLIGLSSSPAHGICFCQGTFAEMGVDIPSTIRRLGPHIKYVHFRDIRGTSSRFVETFHDEGQTDMVEAMRAYRDIRFDGPMRPDHVPQLSGEEEGEAGYTTLGRLFAVGYMRGLMQAVGDAR from the coding sequence ATGCGCATTGGCATCGTGCTGACCCCCATTTCCGATCACCACCTCCGACTGGCAAGCCAGGTGGGGGTCTCCGACGTGGTCATCCGGTACCCGGGACTGGAATTTTCCGATTTGGTCGACCGGAAGGCCAGCATCGAGGCCTTCGGCCTGCGGGTCTCGGTCGTCGAGGGCTACCTGCCCATCGAGGACATCAAGCTCGGGGGGCCCCGGCGCGATGCCGAAATCGAGCAGATCAAGACACTGATCCACATCATGGGGCGAGCCGGCATCGGCCTGCTCTGCTACAACTTCATTGCCGGCGGCGACTGGGCCAGGACTTCGATCGATGAAAAGGGGCGCGGAGGAGCCCTGGTCACCGGCTTCGACCTGAGCGACCTGCCGCAGGCCTCTTCCTCGACGGCGGACCTGCCATCGGCCGACCGCCTCTGGGAGAACCTGGACTTCTTTCTGGAGAGAATCCTGCCCGTGGCCGAGGAGTGCGGGGTCACGCTGGCCATGCATCCGGACGATCCCCCCATTCCCAACTTCCAGGGCTATCCCCGCATCATGAACAGCGTCGATAGTTTCGAACGCCTGATCGGCCTGAGCTCAAGTCCGGCCCACGGCATCTGCTTCTGCCAGGGGACCTTCGCCGAAATGGGAGTGGATATCCCCTCCACCATCCGGCGCCTGGGACCTCACATCAAGTACGTCCATTTCAGGGACATCCGAGGGACAAGCAGCCGGTTCGTGGAGACCTTTCATGACGAGGGGCAGACCGACATGGTGGAAGCCATGCGGGCCTACCGCGACATCCGCTTCGACGGGCCCATGCGACCAGACCACGTTCCCCAACTGTCGGGCGAAGAAGAGGGCGAGGCCGGCTACACCACGCTGGGCCGCCTGTTTGCCGTCGGATACATGCGAGGATTGATGCAGGCCGTGGGTGACGCCCGGTGA
- a CDS encoding HAD family phosphatase — MIKVICLDLGKVIIDYDPTIPLNALGTRSALSLPEIMQVLADREPLLLFDRGHYSRSDFYRTMCARLRLDVSTEEFEQLWTSLFLPEPLLPESFLLSLKRHYRLLMLSNVNEVHFEFIWNNYPLVRHIEDRLLSYELGCLKPEPAIYRIAIDRAGVPPEEIFFADDRPENVEAARQAGIVATCFQSEQQLRMALRQAGVVVE, encoded by the coding sequence ATGATTAAGGTGATCTGCCTGGATCTGGGCAAAGTCATCATTGACTACGATCCAACCATTCCGCTGAACGCGCTCGGCACACGCTCCGCACTGTCATTGCCCGAAATCATGCAGGTCCTTGCCGACAGGGAACCCCTGTTGCTCTTCGACCGCGGCCATTATTCCCGATCCGACTTCTACCGGACCATGTGCGCCCGCCTGCGGCTGGATGTCTCAACCGAGGAGTTCGAACAGCTCTGGACTTCCCTGTTCCTGCCCGAGCCGCTGCTTCCGGAGTCCTTTCTGCTCAGCCTGAAGCGCCACTACCGGCTCCTGATGCTCTCCAACGTCAACGAAGTCCACTTCGAGTTCATTTGGAATAACTATCCCCTGGTCCGCCACATAGAGGATCGTCTCCTGTCCTATGAGCTCGGCTGTCTGAAACCGGAGCCCGCCATCTATCGGATCGCCATCGATCGAGCCGGAGTCCCCCCCGAGGAGATCTTCTTTGCCGACGACCGTCCGGAGAACGTCGAGGCCGCCCGTCAGGCCGGGATTGTGGCCACCTGCTTCCAGTCCGAGCAGCAACTCAGGATGGCTCTGCGCCAGGCCGGTGTGGTCGTCGAATGA